One Malus sylvestris chromosome 14, drMalSylv7.2, whole genome shotgun sequence DNA segment encodes these proteins:
- the LOC126600047 gene encoding AMSH-like ubiquitin thioesterase 1, with product MRSSSSSDRINIAASAQRLDVDNRIPLRIYFRIANNVLKQADIFRHEKNIIDLYIMLLRFSSLVSETIPCHRDYRASVQGEKVFLKKKLFDALNELEELKPAVKQKFKPTVKQKSDEFNRIYGKLNNGWSYNHQIDFVASPLKKQSLISYDATKAAGPAARELVHQPLRSQQFSYARPLEHQFRKLSIVPRPNEETLSRHSVLGPNGLNGQWQPPKSDIGVQYPSILDLTPVEIPRLGQSIEDEHTIIKDEKTNINDASDLEPERSSLEPILTQTTDGGQKDCTAELCSLISFESTETPDDTKLVRQPSPPPVLAEVQDLIPAISSQASEVECGLETLSSDELRAESPLELHISTTMMEHFMKLAKSNTDKSLETCGILGGSLKNRKFYVTALIIPKQESTSNSCQATNEEEIFEVQDKQSLFPLGWIHTHPTQSCFMSSIDLHTHYSYQIMLPEAVAIVMAPQGGSRTHGIFRLTNPGGMSVIRQCQHRGFHPHDQPPDGGPIYKTCADVYMNPDLKFDVIDLR from the exons ATGAGGTCGTCGTCTTCTTCCGATAGAATTAACATTGCTGCGAGTGCTCAGAGACTCGATGTCGACAATCGGATTCCTCTGCGTATTTACTTTCGGATCGCAAACAATGTCCTCAAGCAG GCTGACATATTTCGACACGAGAAGAATATTATAGACCTATACATTATGCTACTAAGGTTTTCAAG TTTGGTCTCTGAGACAATACCGTGTCATCGAGACTATAGAGCATCTGTTCAAGGAGAGAAGGTTTTCTTGAAAAAG AAATTGTTTGATGCTCTGAATGAGCTCGAGGAGCTCAAGCCAGCAGTGAAACAGAAATTTAAGCCAACAGTGAAACAGAAGAGCGATGAGTTTAACAGAATATATGGAAAGTTGAACAACGGGTGGAGCTATAATCACCAAATTGATTTTGTGGCATCCCCTCTCAAGAAGCAATCTTTGATTAGCTACGATGCAACCAAG GCAGCAGGACCAGCTGCAAGAGAACTTGTCCATCAACCTCTAAGGTCTCAACAATTTTCCTATGCCAGGCCTTTGGAGCATCAATTTCGCAAACT ATCCATAGTTCCACGTCCAAATGAGGAAACTCTTTCCAGACATTCTGTTTTGGGCCCAAATGGGCTTAATGGACAGTGGCAGCCACCCAAAAGTGATATAGGG GTTCAGTATCCAAGTATTTTAGACTTGACTCCTGTTGAAATCCCAAG ACTGGGGCAGTCCATAGAAGATGAACATACAATTATAAAAGATGAAAAGACAAATATAAATGACGCTAGCGATTTGGAACCTGAAAGGTCAAGTTTGGAACCAATTCTTACCCAGACTACTGATGGTGGCCAGAAGGATTGTACAGCAGAACTTTGCTCCCTCATTTCTTTTGAATCAACAGAAACTCCTGATGATACAAAACTTGTCAGACAGCCTTCTCCTCCGCCTGTTCTTGCGGAAGTACAAGATTTGATCCCAGCAATTTCATCTCAAGCCTCTGAGGTAGAATGTGGACTGGAGACTCTTTCATCAGATGAACTTCGTGCTGAATCTCCCCTGGAATTACATATT TCAACAACAATGATGGAACATTTCATGAAGCTGGCTAAGTCAAATACTGACAAGAGCTTAGAGACTTGTGGCATCCTAGGAGGCTCACTA aaaaacagaaaattttATGTTACAGCTCTCATCATACCCAAACAGGAGTCAACTTCGAATTCG TGTCAGGCCACGAATGAAGAGGAAATATTTGAAGTTCAGGATAAACAATCTCTCTTTCCTCTTGGCTGGATACAT ACGCATCCTACACAGTCTTGCTTCATGTCGTCGATTGATCTCCATACCCATTATTCATATCAG ATTATGTTGCCGGAAGCTGTTGCAATTGTCATGGCACCACAAGGTGGTTCAAG AACCCATGGCATTTTCCGATTGACAAACCCAGGCGGCATGTCAGTCATTAGACAGTGCCAGCACCGTGGTTTTCATCCACACGATCAGCCACCAGACGGTGGACCCATTTACAAGACCTGTGCAGATGTTTATATGAACCCCGATCTAAAGTTTGACGTTATTGATCTTCGATAG
- the LOC126598559 gene encoding uncharacterized protein LOC126598559 has product MLQHILIMCSEASPPRLSFSQDLGQPDVLPVGRRDTSLLDMNCDFEFSFSNSSLERQSSSADELFSHGVILPMQPKDRVSNSELKRYASLPPLPSSPTYDNPNPKKEIMNTKEDNDSSSYHFEQKPQSKSFWGFKRSISLNQENKKSLLCSLQLLSRSNSTGSAPNPKKTIFKDVHKQKQMSKSASCSSSSSSSSSSNPYATLLPRPPSRKGYNGSSYYGNGVRVSPVLNVPSPYISKGTAKLFCLGSFLHPGKDKKGKK; this is encoded by the coding sequence ATGCTCCAACATATCCTCATCATGTGCTCAGAAGCCAGTCCTCCGAGATTATCGTTTTCCCAGGATCTTGGACAACCAGATGTTCTACCAGTTGGTCGGAGAGACACATCACTCTTGGACATGAACTGTGACTTTGAGTTCAGCTTCAGCAACAGCAGCTTAGAGCGTCAATCTTCATCCGCCGACGAGCTCTTTTCGCACGGTGTGATCCTCCCTATGCAGCCGAAAGATAGGGTTTCGAATAGCGAACTTAAACGTTATGCCTCTCTTCCTCCACTTCCAAGTTCTCCAACTTATGACAATCCAAATCCAAAGAAGGAGATCATGAACACGAAGGAAGACAACGATTCGAGTTCGTATCATTTTGAGCAGAAGCCTCAGTCGAAATCCTTCTGGGGATTCAAGAGAAGCATCAGCCTCAACCAAGAAAATAAGAAGAGCTTGCTTTGTTCATTGCAACTCTTGTCAAGAAGCAACTCAACCGGCTCAGCTCCGAATCCCAAAAAAACGATTTTTAAGGATGTTCATAAACAAAAGCAGATGTCGAAGTCCGCATcatgttcatcatcttcttcttcatcgtcGTCGTCGAATCCGTATGCAACGCTGCTGCCGAGGCCACCGTCGAGGAAGGGTTACAACGGATCATCTTATTACGGCAACGGTGTTCGAGTTAGTCCTGTGTTAAATGTACCATCTCCTTATATTTCTAAAGGAACTGCAAAGCTCTTTTGTTTGGGTTCTTTTTTACACCCCGGGAAAGATAAAAAGGGCAAGAAGTAA
- the LOC126600025 gene encoding zinc finger protein BRUTUS-like — MATPLTDGGGGLAMLSNSVNKVDSSSVNGCLASSEEPTRSPILIFLFFHKAIRKELDALHRLAMAFATGKRTDIQPLLERYHFLRSIYKHHSNAEDEVIFPALDIRVKNVAQTYSLEHEGETNLFDHLFELLSSNAKNDENFPRELASCTGALQTSISQHMAKEEEQVFPLLIEKFSVAEQAALVWQFLCSIPVNMMAEFLPWLSSSVSPDEHQDLRKCLSKIVPGEKLLQQVIFTWMGGRSSADMFRSSIDTPQFQCCVDFGASTSSQHMEKANPACECRTGKRKYVESSTDVSDTIEGHPINEILLWHNAIKRELNEIAEEARKIQQAGDFTNLSAFNERLQFIAEVCIFHSIAEDKVIFPAVDGKISFFQEHAEEESQFNEIRCLIENIQSAGAISTSADFYAKLCSHADQIMETIQRHFSNEEVQVLPLARKHFSFKRQRELLYQALCMMPLRLIERVLPWLIGKLTEDEANNFLKNMQLAAPVPDSALVTLFSGWACKARNQGSCLSSSAIGFCPVKSFTDIEEGFVHSACACSSASSARDSLRLQANNVKRLAKQNVPMSCKDNGSDQSCCVPGLGVNSNNLGPSSLFGAKSLRSLSFSSGAPSLNSSLFVWETDNSSSDIGCGERPIDTIFKFHKAIRKDLEYLDIESGKLIYCDETTLRQFIGRFRLLWGLYRAHSNAEDDIVFPALESKEALHNVSHSYTLDHKQEEKLFEDISCVLSELSHLHESLQKDDMDEDLVGSSISFSAANGNYSKKYDELATKLQGMCKSIKVTLDQHIFREELELWPLFGRHFTVEEQDKIVGRIIGTTGAEVLQSMLPWVTSALTQDEQNKMMDTWKQATKNTMFHEWLNECWKGISESTSQTETSESSTPQKGVEFQESLDQPDQMFKPGWKDIFRMNQNELESEIRKVYRDATLDPRRKAYLVQNLMTSRWIATQQKLPQEIAGESSNGEDMVGHSPAYRCAEKKEFGCEHYKRNCKLRAACCGKLFTCRFCHDNVSDHSMDRKATTEMMCMRCLTVQPVGPICTTPSCNELSMAKYYCNICKFFDDERTVYHCPFCNLCRLGKGLGIDYFHCMTCNCCLGIKLVNHKCLEKSLETNCPICCDFLFTSSATVRALPCGHYMHSACFQAYTCSHYTCPICSKSMGDMAAYFGMLDALLAAEQLPEEYRNRCQDILCNDCDRKGTSRFHWLYHKCGNCGSYNTRVIKGETSNTDCPTSN; from the exons ATGGCGACGCCGTTAACGGACGGAGGCGGAGGACTGGCGATGCTGTCGAATTCCGTCAACAAGGTGGATTCTTCGTCGGTCAATGGATGCTTGGCGAGCTCGGAGGAGCCAACGAGGTCTCCGATTCTgattttcttgttctttcaCAAGGCAATTCGGAAGGAGCTCGATGCGCTTCACCGATTGGCCATGGCCTTCGCCACCGGAAAAAGAACCGATATTCAGCCGCTGCTCGAGCGCTACCATTTCTTGAGGTCGATTTACAAGCACCACTCCAATGCCGAAGACGAG GTAATCTTTCCAGCTCTTGATATACGGGTGAAGAATGTAGCACAAACTTACTCCCTTGAACATGAGGGTGAAACAAATCTTTTTGATCATCTATTTGAGCTGCTAAGTTCAAATGCCAAAAATGATGAAAACTTCCCGAGAGAGCTAGCGTCTTGTACAGGAGCCCTACAAACATCAATTAGCCAACACATGGCAAAGGAAGAGGAACAG GTCTTTCCGTTGCTCATTGAGAAATTCTCAGTTGCGGAGCAGGCAGCTCTGGTCTGGCAGTTTCTGTGCAGCATTCCTGTGAATATGATGGCCGAGTTTCTTCCATGGCTTTCATCTTCTGTTTCACCTGATGAACATCAGGATTTACGCAAATGCTTAAGCAAGATAGTTCCAGGGGAAAAGCTTCTTCAACAA GTCATTTTCACCTGGATGGGAGGTAGAAGTAGTGCTGACATGTTCAGAAGTTCTATAGATACCCCTCAGTTCCAATGTTGTGTGGATTTTGGTGCTAGCACATCAAGTCAACATATGGAGAAGGCAAATCCTGCATGTGAGTGCAGGACTGGGAAAAGGAAGTATGTAGAGTCAAGTACTGATGTTTCTGATACCATTGAGGGGCACCCAATAAATGAAATACTTCTTTGGCATAATGCCATTAAAAGGGAGTTAAATGAGATAGCTGAGGAGGCTAGGAAGATACAACAGGCTGGAGATTTTACTAATCTATCAGCTTTCAACGAGAGGTTGCAATTTATCGCTGAAGTTTGCATCTTTCACAG TATTGCTGAGGACAAGGTCATATTTCCTGCCGTTGAtggaaaaatttcatttttccaaGAGCATGCTGAAGAAGAAAGCCAATTCAACGAAATTAGGTGTTTGATTGAAAATATTCAAAGTGCTGGAGCTATCTCTACTTCTGCTGATTTTTATGCAAAATTATGTTCTCATGCTGATCAAATAATGGAAACTATCCAGCGGCACTTTAGCAACGAAGAAGTTCAG GTTCTTCCACTTGCTCGAAAGCACTTCAGCTTCAAAAGGCAGCGTGAACTTTTGTATCAAGCTTTGTGTATGATGCCCTTAAGACTGATTGAGCGTGTATTGCCATGGCTAATCGGAAAGTTGACTGAAGATGAAGCAaataattttctcaaaaacATGCAGTTAGCAG CTCCAGTGCCTGATTCCGCTTTGGTAACACTCTTTTCGGGATGGGCATGCAAGGCTCGTAATcagggttcatgtttgtcttcaAGTGCAATTGGTTTCTGTCCTGTTAAAAGCTTCACTGATATTGAAGAAGGTTTTGTTCATTCAGCATGTGCTTGTTCTTCTGCATCATCTGCTAGAGACAGCTTGAGACTTCAAGCAAATAATGTGAAGAGGCTAGCCAAACAAAATGTTCCTATGTCATGCAAAGACAATGGTAGTGACCAGTCCTGCTGTGTCCCAGGTTTAGGAGTGAACAGCAATAATCTTGGGCCGAGTTCTCTTTTTGGGGCCAAGTCTTTGCGCTCCTTATCTTTCAGTTCTGGTGCCCCATCTCTTAATTCCAGTCTTTTTGTCTGGGAAACGGATAATTCTTCTTCTGATATTGGCTGTGGAGAACGCCCCATTGATactatttttaaatttcataaagccATACGTAAAGATTTGGAGTATTTAGATATTGAATctggaaagcttatttattgtgATGAAACCACTCTTCGGCAGTTCATAGGAAGGTTTCGTTTGCTGTGGGGCTTATACAGAGCGCATAGTAATGCGGAGGATGATATAGTGTTTCCTGCGCTGGAATCCAAGGAGGCACTTCATAATGTCAGTCACTCATACACACTGGACCATAAACAGGAGGAAAAATTATTTGAAGACATCTCATGTGTTCTTTCAGAACTTTCTCACCTTCATGAAAGCTTGCAAAAGGATGACATGGATGAGGATTTAGTTGGAAGTAGCATTAGCTTTTCTGCTGCTAATGGTAACTACTCTAAAAAGTATGACGAGCTAGCTACAAAGCTTCAAGGAATGTGCAAATCTATCAAAGTTACACTAGATCAGCATATTTTCAGGGAAGAACTTGAGCTGTGGCCATTATTCGGCAGACACTTCACTGTGGAGGAGCAAGACAAAATAGTTGGCCGCATTATTGGGACCACAGGTGCTGAGGTGCTCCAATCGATGTTACCATGGGTAACTTCTGCACTTACTCAGGATGAACAGAACAAAATGATGGATACATGGAAGCAAGCAACTAAAAATACAATGTTTCACGAGTGGCTTAATGAATGCTGGAAAGGAATTTCAGAGTCAACTTCACAGACTGAAACATCGGAAAGTAGCACTCCTCAAAAAG GTGTTGAATTTCAAGAAAGCTTGGACCAGCCCGATCAGATGTTCAAACCTGGTTGGAAGGATATTTTCCGTATGAATCAAAATGAACTTGAGTCAGAGATCAGAAAGGTTTATCGCGATGCAACTCTTGATCCGAGGAGAAAGGCATATCTAGTGCAGAATCTTATGACTAG CCGCTGGATAGCTACTCAGCAGAAGTTGCCTCAGGAAATAGCAGGAGAATCTTCTAATGGTGAAGACATGGTTGGACACTCACCAGCATATCGATGTGCAGAGAAAAAAGAGTTTGGGTGCGAACACTATAAAAGAAACTGCAAACTCCGAGCTGCTTGCTGTGGCAAGTTATTTACTTGTAGATTTTGCCATGACAATGTGAGCGATCATTCAATGGATAG GAAAGCAACAACTGAAATGATGTGCATGCGCTGCCTGACCGTTCAGCCGGTTGGGCCAATATGCACTACACCTTCATGCAATGAACTATCCATGGCAAAGTACTATTGCAATATATGCAAATTTTTTGATGATGAAAG GACTGTGTATCACTGCCCATTTTGCAATTTATGCCGACTCGGAAAGGGTCTTGGCATTGACTATTTTCATTGCATGACATGCAATTGTTGCCTGGGGATAAAGTTAGTGAACCACAAGTGCTTGGAGAAGAGTTTAGAAACAAATTGCCCCATCTGCTGTGATTTTTTGTTCACATCAAGTGCAACGGTTCGAGCTCTGCCTTGTGGCCACTACATGCATTCTGCTTGCTTTCAG GCGTACACTTGCAGTCACTATACTTGTCCAATTTGCAGCAAATCTATGGGAGATATGGCG GCTTACTTTGGCATGCTTGATGCATTATTGGCTGCCGAGCAGCTTCCAGAGGAATACAGGAATCGTTGTCAG GACATTCTGTGTAATGACTGTGATCGAAAGGGTACCTCACGGTTTCACTGGCTATATCACAAGTGCGGAAACTGCGGATCTTACAACACACGGGTGATCAAAGGCGAGACATCAAATACCGACTGCCCGACATCAAACTAA